The Pelosinus sp. IPA-1 genome contains a region encoding:
- a CDS encoding DeoR family transcriptional regulator, which translates to MLATERRLKIVEFIQQDRKVHVSNLSKLFDVTEETMSIMSCKGLSLDKRYYGIKRARK; encoded by the coding sequence ATGCTCGCAACAGAACGCCGACTAAAAATTGTTGAATTCATTCAACAAGACAGAAAAGTACATGTATCAAATTTGAGCAAATTATTCGATGTCACAGAGGAGACTATGTCAATTATGAGTTGTAAAGGGCTTTCCTTGGATAAAAGGTATTATGGAATCAAACGAGCCCGAAAGTGA
- the rhaB gene encoding rhamnulokinase codes for MKKHIAIDIGASSGRLISGILNDGKIELEEIYRFDNKITKKEANDFWDIDTLFDEIITGLKVAKKNGIDECTLGIDTWAVDYVLVDYEGNRMQEVYAYRDDRTEKAILNIAKKISIEEIYEKTGIQFLQFNTLFQLSVHDKDELKKAHKILLVPDYLYYRLTGEFISEKTNASTTQLLNISTKEYDQDLLKLIGVKREQFATLFDPGKVVKKVIPNLRDQYDLPQCEVICVASHDTASAVLGVPGTNNKFAYLCSGTWSLMGVEMAHPIVNAQTYAKNYTNEWGAYNTYRFLKNIMGLWLIQEVRRNLKTEISFTDLTKEAERITPFQFLINCNDACFLRPENMIKEIQNYCRRTGQLVPSTGGELARCIFDSLALTYRKTLEEINVITGYSIESLHVVGGGVKNELLCQITANVTQIPVVAGPIESTALGNLLVQMISCGDLENILEARKVIIKSFAIKTYQPIKIKNLDEVYKRFIQLVGTN; via the coding sequence ATGAAAAAACATATTGCTATCGACATTGGTGCATCAAGTGGACGCTTGATAAGCGGAATATTAAATGATGGGAAAATTGAGTTAGAAGAGATTTATCGTTTCGATAATAAGATCACGAAGAAAGAAGCGAATGATTTCTGGGATATTGACACATTATTTGATGAAATTATTACGGGGTTAAAGGTAGCGAAAAAAAACGGTATTGATGAATGTACTTTAGGAATTGATACTTGGGCAGTAGATTATGTATTGGTGGATTACGAAGGGAATCGTATGCAAGAAGTTTATGCATACCGTGATGATCGAACAGAAAAAGCAATATTGAATATAGCAAAAAAAATATCTATAGAAGAGATTTACGAAAAAACTGGGATACAATTCTTGCAATTTAATACACTGTTTCAATTGAGCGTACATGATAAGGATGAATTAAAGAAAGCTCACAAAATACTATTGGTACCGGATTATTTGTATTATCGTTTAACAGGAGAGTTTATTAGTGAAAAAACCAATGCTTCAACGACACAGCTATTGAATATTTCTACAAAAGAGTATGATCAGGATTTATTAAAATTGATTGGTGTGAAGCGGGAACAATTCGCTACACTGTTTGATCCAGGAAAAGTTGTGAAGAAAGTTATTCCGAACCTGCGGGACCAGTATGATTTACCTCAATGTGAGGTTATCTGCGTAGCAAGCCACGATACAGCTTCTGCCGTATTAGGGGTTCCAGGAACAAATAACAAGTTTGCCTATCTTTGCAGTGGAACTTGGTCCCTAATGGGTGTAGAAATGGCTCACCCTATTGTTAATGCACAAACATATGCGAAAAATTACACCAATGAATGGGGGGCTTATAACACATATCGATTTTTGAAAAATATTATGGGACTTTGGTTGATTCAGGAAGTACGTCGAAATTTGAAGACGGAAATTTCATTTACCGATCTTACTAAGGAAGCAGAGAGAATTACACCTTTCCAATTCTTAATTAACTGTAATGACGCTTGTTTTTTAAGACCAGAGAACATGATTAAGGAAATTCAAAACTATTGTAGGAGAACTGGACAATTAGTACCAAGCACTGGGGGCGAGCTTGCTAGATGTATTTTTGATAGTCTTGCTTTGACATACCGCAAAACACTTGAAGAAATTAATGTGATAACCGGATATTCTATTGAATCCTTACATGTAGTTGGTGGAGGGGTGAAAAATGAACTGCTATGTCAGATTACGGCAAATGTTACACAAATACCGGTGGTTGCAGGTCCGATAGAATCGACAGCACTTGGCAATCTTTTAGTACAAATGATTAGTTGTGGTGACTTAGAAAATATCTTGGAAGCTAGGAAAGTGATCATTAAATCTTTTGCCATAAAAACGTATCAACCTATTAAAATTAAAAACTTAGACGAAGTGTATAAAAGATTTATTCAGTTAGTAGGAACAAATTAA